AGCCATCGCTCAAGCTCGATTCGGCGTACCCGGATCTCCCCGTTGGGGAGCTTGATGCAGCGGGGTCCGATCCGCTTCACCCGCCACTCGTAGAAGGTGGAGCGAGATACGCCCAGGTCGGCGCACACTTCAGCAACCGTCAGTCGCTCACGGCTGCTGATGGCAGTAGTCGCGGTGCTCATTGGGGAGGGATCTCCTTCGGTCCAACGGGTGGTGTGGGACATCTGGGACAGTTCGGCCATGCGGGTGTCCCAGGTGTTTGTGCAGGTCAGAGGTGGGTCTGGGACTCTGGGACACCTGGGACAGCGCTGGTGTCGGGTGGGTAGTAGCGGCCTCCGTCGCGGCGGTGTAGTTGGCCGTCGTCGGCCATTCGTCCGCAGGTTCTGCGGATGGTTTCGCGGTCGTGTCCGAGCGCGTCGGAAATGGCCTTGGGCGTGGCCCCAGGCGACTGTCGGAGGTACGTAAGGATCGCGGCGCGGGTGCTGTGCAAGGTGTGGTCGATCGCCGCGCCGGCCAGCAGCTCCCACGTGCCGGTGCTGGCGTCGAACCGCATGGCGCGTTCGGCTTCGTCCACGTCGCGGCCAGTGATGTGGAGTACGCCGTCTGCTTCGCCGCGTGGTCGTTTGAGCGCCATGATGGTGTCGGCGGCGCCGACGATTCCGTTGGTGCCGGACAGTTCGGCGGTGAAGTCGTCGGCGGCCATCTTGCGCAGGTGGTGCACGAGCACGACCGCGATCCCGTAGTTGTCCGCGATGCTCTTGGCGCGGCCCATTGCGAGGTAGTCGGCGTCGTACGGCGACATGCCGGACGGAGTCTCACCGCGCACCTTGGCGAACACGTCGATCACGACCAGGCGCCCGTTCGGCCGGGTGTCGAGCCATCCACGGATGGCGTCGGCGCCGCCGTCGGGCAGGGTCGGGAACTCGGTCAGCAGCGTCAGCCCGGCCGGTGCCGGGGTGTCGCCCAGGATCTTGCCCATACGGCTTTGCAGCCGTCGCGGGGTGTCTTCCAACGCGAGGTAGAGCACGTCGCCGGGATCAACGGCCACCTCGCCGAGCACCTTGCCTCCGGCGGCGATCCCGAGCGCGAGACAGAGCGCCAGCCACGACTTGCCTGCCTTGGGTGCCCCGGCCAGTAGCGACAACCCTTCGGGGATGAGACCGGGCACAGCCCAGCGTGGCGGCGGGAACTCTTCGGCCATCAGTCGGTCGGCGGTCCAGGCGTTCGCGAACGGATCGGCCTTTACCGGCCGGGCCGGTTCGGGATCGGCTCGTTCTTCGAGTGGCGGTAGCCAGTCGGGGTAGATCACCTCAGCCATCCGGTAGGTCTCGTCCGGATCGGGCTCCCACGCGGGCTCGATCATGCCGCCACCTGACGCGGGCGCTTCGCCCCAGCCCGCAGCCCGGACGAGATCGTCTTGTCGGCTTCCCACGCCGTGTAGGCGCCGGCCGCAACCTGTGCCGCTGCTGCGTCGGTGAGGACGGTTCGCACCTCCGTTTCGGTGAGGGAGCCACCGGCAACGAGCTGACCCAATGCGATGGCGGCGGTGTAGAGAATGTGGTTGCGCTGACCTTCGACAGCGGTCATGACCCGCTGGGTCTCGGCGCGGATCGCGGCCGCGAGGTACCCGGATCGGCGGGCGATGGGCAGGTGCACCGGCAACTCCTGCTGCAGGGGCTGAGGCGCGGGCGTGAGCGCCTCCAGGAGCCACTGGGGAAGCTGCAGGGCTTGTGCATCGTGGACGGTGGTGTAGAGGCCTCCAGCGACCGACGAGCCTGCACCGACGACGTACCCGCCGTGTGCCCGGGTGTCGACAAGCCATCCCAACCGGCCTTGGGTGTTGCGCAGCATGGTCCCAACCGGTGCGGTGAAGTACAGATGTTCGCCCGCTTGGCCGGTACAGACGGTGTGAGTGGTCAGCGGGTAGAGCTGTCCGGCCTTGTCTGCAAGGGATGCGAGTACATCCGCACCGCACGTGATGCCCGGTAGCCGCCATGCCTCAGGTGCTTCCTGCCCCGGCTTGGCCCTGTCCAGGTCAAGCACCACCAGGCCGGACGGGCCGCAGGCGATGCCGACGCCGTAGGGACGGGTCGACCAGCACCGTTCAATCCTGCCCGTGTTCGTGGTGGCGCGCTTCTCCCAGTCCTTCACTGCGGGGTGCTTGCTGCCAGGTTGCAGCGGGAACACGTGCCAGCCACGCTCGCTCGCCGCAAGCGCGGCCGCCAGTGGGACGTTCATCGGAGATCTCCTGTCTGGGTGCAGGCGTTTCGCGGGGGTCAGGCAGCAGCGGAGTAGCTGGCGACGGCCATGCAGTCGTTGCAGCGGCCGTCTGAGGTGGGGATGCAGTAGCCCTGTTCGGTGCGGCACTGTCCGCAGGTCCGGCGCGCCGCCATCGCCTTGTCCAGTGCGTTCAGCACGGCGGGAGTCGGTGTGCGCGACGGTCGGGCAAGGTCAAGCCGGTACAGCCAGGCCCACCGCTTCCCGTTCCGCCAGACGAGTAGCGCGTACGGCTCCTGCCCGCCCGGCGACATGCGCATCGCGCGGAGCTGCCGGCGGGTGGCCAGTCCTGCGGGCGCCCACCGGAACCGGAACACCGGCGTGCCGTGGTAGTCCCAACCGAGTGCTTGCCGGCCGTTCCAGAGTTCGATCCAGCAGGATTTGGCGGGGTGCACGCTGAGGCCTTGCAGCGTGGCGGGCATCAGTGGTCGCCTTTGCGGAGGAGGCGTCGGCCGAGTCGTTCGCGTCGGCCGGTGCCTTGGCAGCGGGGGCAGTTGCGGAAGGTCTTGCCGCCCGGGGAGCGGGACTTGCCCGTGCCCTCGCAGCGGGGGCAGTTCGCGTACGGCCAGAACCGGCAGGTCCACAGGTAGGCGGCCAGGATCAGGACTCCGAGCGCGAGTCCCGCGAGAGTCAGTCCGATGGTGGTCAGGGGACCGCTGGGCAGGTTCGGCAGCGTGAGGGTGGGGATCGGGGACGGAAACGGGCTGGTCATCTGCGCGGCTCCTTCGGGTACGGCGGTCACCAGATGCGGTTGCGGCTGGCGGGCTTGGCCTTGCCCGGCTTGCCGGTCTTGTTGGGCTTGAGGCGGGGGTTGGCTTCGGGGTGTTTGATGCACAGGTGGCAGTGCGGGCGGGCGTGGTTGGCCGCGCGGAAGCTGCAGCACGGGCACATCGGGAGTTCCTTACTCACGACGGTTCTCCTCCGAATAGATCACTGTGTGTAGCTGAGCGAGGGTGTGACGGGTCGAGGCAGTGACCATGGGTCGGGCTGCCTGAGGTAGTGAGGTGGGGTGGTTAGCTGCCGGTGATCGGGTTAGGTTCCTAACTCGGTCCGTCCCGCGGGGCTAATGTGGTCATGACCTGGGGAAAGTTAGCGAGTGAGCCGAGTTAACCGGGGGCCGGAAACCGCCTGGTCGGCGCCTGATTCGGGTGTTTCCAGCCCTCGGGTGGTCGGGCTAACTCGCCAGCTCTCCGGCGTGTCCGCTGCCGTCAGAGTCGGCGAGGTCGGCGGTGATGCCTTGGTCTCGCCGTACGATCGCGTCACGGATAGTGACTGGGTCGAGGGGGTAGCGGTTCCCGGTCGACGGGACCTTGATGCTGTGCTCGCGTTCCAGCAGCTCCCGCAGTGCCTTGCCGGTCAGGCTCTTGTACGGCGTCCAGGTTGGGGCGTGCTCGCGCAGCAGCGCCGGGACGTCCGCGATCGGCCGGACCTCGTCACCCAGGACCTGATCGAGATCGGTCAGCAGGTCCCGTGTCTCGATCTCGACCGGCCGCGAGTCGGGGATCGTCTTGCCGAGTTTGGCGATGGCGTCCAGGGACCGCTTGATGAGCGGGGTGACTTGGTCGTGGCCTTTGGCGACGTCGAGGTAGTACCACTGCAGCATCTCCGACCGTTCGCCGGTGAAGCCCTTGACCAGCGCGGTGCCCTTGTCGGTGCCGGGGATCAGCTCGGTCGCGCGGTGGCCGGCCGCGTAGGCACCTTGGCCGAGTAGCGCGTCGTTGGCGACGTGGTCCCCGACAGCGAACGCGATCCCGTTCGAACAGTTCCGGGTCACGTCACGCGGCATCGAGTCCTTCGTCGGCGCCTGGGTCGAGACGACCATGTGGATACCGCGTTTGCGGCCGAGTTTCACGATGTCGACCAGGAGCTGGGAGATCTCTTTGCCGTAGGTGTCGTGCTGGGTGGCGACGTGTGCTTCTTCCAGCAGACAGATCAGCGGGTGCATCCCGACCCCGGCAGAGGCGAGTTCACGAGTGACCGCCGGGACCTCGTACTTGAGGAGCAGTTCACCGCGTGCCTGGACCTCTTCATGAACGCTCACGAGCTGGTCACGGATCGCTTTCATGGAATCGTCATCCGCACCCATCACATAGCTGGAGCAGCGCGGCTTGAACACCTCGAAATCGAAGTTCATATCCGGCACCCAGATCCGCAACTCCGCCGTCGGGTCCAGGGCACACCCGGCCATGATCGCCCGCGCCGCGCTCGACTTGCCCTGACCCGGCATCCCGCCCGTGATCGTGTTCCGCTCCATCACCGGCGCCAGCAGCGCGTCACCCCTGAGGGTCTTGCCGGCAGGGACGCCCTTGAACACGTCCACCAGCCCACCAGCGATTAGCGGGTACTCACCCGCGCCCTCAGCCAAGGCGCCCTTGTCCGCGATCCACACATCCAAGATCCCGGCCTCCGCGCCCGTGCTCGGCCACACCTCCTTCGCCGCCCGATGCAGACCAGTCGCCAGGTCGCCACGACGCCGCGCGATCTTCTCGGCCGTGACACCGGCAGGCAGCCTCACCACCGCGTGCGTACCGCGCCCGTCGACGCGGGCCGGGGTGATGAACTGGAGCTTCAGCCCGGCTTTCAGGTACTGCGTGATCGCCGGGATACGCAGCGCCTCCAGGGCCTTCGCGATCGTGGTTTCATCAATCGCTGCGTCCCACTCCGCGTCGGCGGTGGTGACCAGCCACGCGGGCGGTTCCGCGCGGCGCTTGCCTTCGCGCCAGGCGGCCAGGACGATCAGGAACGGGGCCGCGATCGACACCCCGGACCAGACCAGGGCACCGGCCGCGATCAGGAACCCGATCAGCGCGAAGAACCCCAGCCACACACCGGTGAACGAGCCGTGCCCGGTCATCTTGGTGAGGATCGCGATCAGCAGCACCAGGAACGGCACCCCCACCATCATGGCGACGGTCACCTTCAACACACCCCAGGCGAGCTTGGGAAGGTCCATCAGCCGCTTGTGGCGGCGTTCAGTCGCGGACTCCTTCCGGTCCGTCCACTCCTTCAACTCCTCCCGGTCGCCGACCGCTTCGGCGGCCTTGATCTGGCGCCGGTAGACACCCTGCGTGGACGCATCCCACGCCCGCTTCGCCCAGGACTCCAGGCCCTGCACAACCGTGAACCCCTCCCGCAACACCACCTTCCCGGCAGTCTTGGTCCGGTCGTGCGTCGCGACCGTCCTCGACGCCCGCGCCACCACCTGACTGGTGCTCACCGCACGCCGCACCAGCGCGCCCCGGTTCGCCAGACGTGCATCCAACGCGGCCGACTCCTCATCGGACAGGATCTCGCCCTCGATCACCTCAGCGTCAACCACATCGCCGGTGGCATCGACCCGTACGGCCGACTCGTGAACGATGCCCTCAGCAACATCCTGCACCGACTCGTGCACGGCGTCCTGCGAGCGGTCGCTGCCTTCGTTGTCGGGGTGAAGCTTGTGCACGTTATCCATGCCGTCCATGCAGTCTCGCTCCTCTCGGTCAGGCCGCCACGCGGGCGGTCTCGCCCGGTGCGTCCGTGTGGATAGCGGTCTGGTTCACATCGCCGTCGGCACTGTCGTCAGCGCTGTCCTGGGAGTGCTTCTCGCTACCGATCAGCACCAGCCGGACACCGGAGGCCACCTTGGCTGACAGCCCGGTTGAACAGCCCGTGGTACGCCGCACCCACGCAGGCGTGATGTCGTCGGACGACATGCCGGGCTCGACCGCTGCCAGGGCCTCGGCGACGTAGTCCGCCAGCAGTTTCCGGCCCGTCTTAGCGGCCTTGGCGGGCTTCCTGCCCGGCCGGGTGACCTTGGGCTTGGGTTTGGTCGCTGGGGCGCTCTCGATCGCCTCAGCGGGCCTTCCCGCGTTGTCAGTGCTGTCTGCGCTGGCGGTGGTATCGGCGGTGTCGGCCGGCGGGGGCATCTCGACCGTCGCCGCAGCAACCGCGGGAGTGGTGTCGCTCTGAGGTGCCCCCTTCACCGCGACCGCCATCGCTGCCGTGCGTTCGGCGCGGAGCACGGCTTCGGTCAGCCGATCCCGCAGCACCGGCGCGGTCTCGGCCGCGCAGAACACCAGCAGCGGCGGCACCGAGTGCAGCACGATCCCCGCTACGTGCATGTGCGCCCAGGACTGCCAGGTGTTCATCACGTAGGTCGCCGCGAACGCGAACTTCTTCGTCCGTCCGATCCAGTTCGTGTGATCACCGACCTGGTACCGGGCGGTGATCTGCTCCGCCCGCAACACCGCGATCAGGACCAGGGACACCATCGGGTCCAGCAGCCAGGCCGCGACCCATGGCAGTGAGCCGACCGTGGCGCCTTGGGCGGCGAAGGCCTGGACGTTGACCATCGTGAACGCCAGCCCGAGCACGATCCCGACCCACATACACCGGTCCACCTGCGTGCGCACCGACTCCACCCGCAACGCCACCACATCCGGGTGCGTCGACAACGCCCGCACCTGGGATGCCTCGGCGGCTGCGGTGTGGAGACGCTCGACCGCGCCCGGCTTGGTCTGCTTGGTCTGTGACGTGGTGCTCATCGCCGGTCCTCCGTCCCTGGGCCGCTGCCCGTGTCGGTCCACCGCAACGGGCGGGCCGCGTTCAGCCCGGCGACCAGCTCGGCCAGCAGTTCGGGCGGCAGGACCCGCACCACGAACGCCACCAGGTAGCCGCCGGTGAAGTGCGCGGCCTGGTCCACGTGCCGATCGAGCGCGCGGCGCGCGTCCTCACGGAACTCCTTCTCGCTACTCATCGCGCCGCACCTCCGGTGAGCTGGCCGGTGACCCAGTCGCCCGCATGGGGCAACGTGTCGGTGGTGTGCAAGAGGTGATCGCCGTGCCACACGATCCACGCCGTGCCCAGCGCCGTACGCGGCGAAGCGACCTGGACCAGGTCGTAACCCGCGACCTTCCACCACCCGAAGTCGATCCGTACGAGATCGCCCGCTGACTGTTCGCTCGTGACCTGCTGCCGGGCGTTCACAGGAGCCTGCCCGGTTTCCGGTTCTTCTTGACCCAGCCCTCGGCCTTCTTCTGCGAGTCGGTCACCAGCAGCGCCTTGTGCTTCTTGTCGAACACGACGTAGTGGTCCCCGCGACCGTCCTGCACCTTCTGCACACGGTCACCCGACTGGTACCGCGACGTGACCGCGAACGAGCGACGCAGATACTCAAACCGCTTGCTGCTGGGCGGCTTACTCCCGGACTTCGGGGCGGACTTCGGCGCGGGCTTCGGCTCGTCCTTCTTGAACAAACCCATCACGCACCCCCGGACAGCAACACCGTGACCAGCGCCGCCACGAACAGGCACAGGTGGTGGAACGACTGATCCAGCGCATACCCAGCGGTCCCGAGTGACGGGTTGTCGTCATACGGCCGGCCGTCGCGGTCGACGCCGGAGCGGGGGACACCGAGCTTCAGGAAGTCGCCCTTACCCAGCCAGCGCGCGAACCGCTCCAGGTGCACCCGCCGATCGGCCAGGTAGTGCGTCGTGGCCGACAGCACCTGACCGGCCAGGAAGCCGAGCCAGGACAGGTGCAGGTCGAGGACCTGCCAGACCAGCAGGCCGAGCAGGGCGGTGGTCGCGGTGTAGGTGGCGACGTGCCGCAGGCACGCCAGCCGACCCGCCCAGCCGGGCTTGCCCTTGCACAGGGCCTGCGTGTGGGTCTGAATCCAGTGATCGCCCACCGTGTGAGCAGCCAGCAGAGCCGCCAGGTAGGCAGCGAACGCGGCGGTCATGCGACAACCTCCGTTCCCTGGTTGCGGTTGGCCAGCTCCCGACTGATCTTCTGAACGCGCTGCTCCGCGCGGCGCACCCGCCGCCGCGCCAGCTCCAGCGACTCCGGACCCGCCGAGTCGAGCGCCGTCTCGGCCGCCTGCAGCTCCATATCGGCCTGGATCAGCGGCATCTCCCGATCGATCGCCGCCAGCTCGGCCGCCGTCGGCTCATCGCCAACGACCGGCGAAAGGTGGATGATGGTCATCAGGGTTGTGCTCCTTCTACGCAATGGAAATGTGTGCGACCCCGGACGCCTCGGCGGGTGCAACCGCCGGGGCGTCACTCATGTGCGGCGATTCGTCGTCAGCGACGCCACCACGACACCTTCTGTGCGGCCTTGCTCGCAGCGCCGTTGAGCTTCAAGTACGTCGGGTCATCAGCGGACTCACAGCGGTGCGAGTGCAGCGCCTTCAGCGCCTTCTTGTACTCCGCAACCGCCTTCTGCTGCTGGGCCTTGCTCGCCTGACGGTCCTTACTCGCCATGACTACCTCCGGTGGGTTCGAACGCTTGTACACACAGGGATTCAGAGCCAGCCGCTACGCTTCTTGGCCACCTTCTTCGCCTGCTTCGCGGCCTCCTTCTTCACGGCCTTCTTCAGCGCCTTCTCAGCAGCGTTGATCGCCGCCCACTTCGCCTGAGTCGCCCTGATGCACTGCATCCACTCCGCCTCGGAGACGTACTCAGCCTTGCCATTGCGGTACACAAGCTTCTTTCCGTTGCTCACGATGTGCTCGCTCTCGTTTGTGGCGTTGGTTGTCCATCGAAACACGATCTGGCTAGTCGGACTAGGCTGGCTAGCCAGATCCTGATGAGCAGGAATCTACATAGGCTGGCTAGCCAGGTCAAGCCCTTGGGCAAGATCTCCCTAGCCTGCCTAGTCAGCTAGTAGACTTGGGGGCATGGAGCAGCAGCTAGATCCGTCTGACCCGCGACCGCCGTTCAAGCAGGTCGCCAATGCGCTACGCGCGGCGATCCTCACGAAGAAGGTGAAGGCGGGGGAGAAGCTCCCGTCTCAGAACGAGCTGGCGACGCAATACGGCGTCGCCCGAATGACCATTCAGCAGGCGCTGCGGATCTTGCGTGACGAGGGCCTGATCGTCTCTCGTGTTGGCAGCGGCGTTTATGTGCGCGAGCAGGCCGATCAGACAGTTGGATTGCGACCGCGCGTTGAGAAGGCGTTCGAGCGCGACGCCGTACGGATCGACTTTGCCGGACTCACCGGTGAAACTCTCCTCGGGGCGCTTGAGGAACCGATTGATCGTATTCGTCGTGGTCGCCTAACCCCGCAATCGATAAGTATCAGGATTCTCCTGCCAGATTTCGACAAGCCAATCGCTGTGCCATCCCGTGCCGGGGCTGACCCCGGAGACGACCCCGTAGTGAGAGAGCGGGAGGCAGGGATTGCGCACCGATCGGCGGGGGAGATCACTCAAGCTGTTCGCGAACTCGGAGAGCTGGGGCTTGTTCCGAAAGTGGAGGTGGAAGCGCGTGTAGTCGCGGGTATCCCGATGATGTTCAAGCTTTACGCGCTCAACGACGAAGAGATCTTCTTCGGCTTCTATCCGGTGGTAGAACGCAATGTTGAAATTGACGGAAATTCCGTCCCGATATTCGATGCTGTCGGCAAGGACACTGTCCTTTTTCGGCACTCGACAGGTGACAACGACCAGGCGACGGGGGCACAGTACGTCGACCAGGCGCGGCGATGGTTCGACAGCCTTTGGAACACGTTGGGGCAGGTTCGCGAACTGTGACTATCGATCCACTCGGACAGCTATTCGCCTCGGCTGAGGCCGTCCTCTTCGACTTCGACGGACCGATTTGTTCTGTATTCGATGGCTACCCCGCCCAGCGCATCACTGTCGAGCTTCGGCAGTTGGCCGGCGCGGTTCCGGACGATCTGAACGAGGCAATGCAGAAGGCAGCCGGTCCTCATGAGTTGCTGCTGGCGACGGCTGGCGATACACGGCTTGCCACCCAACTTGAGAGGGCTTTGCAGGCCGCTGAGTTGGCTGCGGTTGAATCGGCGCTGCCCACTCCGGGCGCGGTCGCGGCGCTAGCGGCCTGCCGCGACAGCGGGAAGCTGGTAGCGATCGTGAGCAACAACTACGACGAATCCGTCGCACGCTATCTGGCCCGAACCGGCCTTGCGGCGCAGGTGGCGCACATCCAAGGACGCGACCCCTCGGACCCAACGCTGATGAAGCCAAGCCCGCACCTCATCGAGAAGGCTGCGAGAGCGCTCGACGTGCGCACGTCGGCTTGTGTCTTCATTGGCGATCAGACGAGCGACGTAGAGGCGGGTCGCGCGGCCGGCGCGCACACGGTCGGCTACGCCAACAAACCAGGCAAAGCCGACGCCCTAGCCCTTGCAGGGGCCGAAGTTGTAGTGGACACGATGACGGAGCTGGCTGCCGCGATCCGATGACTCGGGTTCACGAGGGCAGTGCCGGAACTGTCCCAGGTGTCCCACTGTCTCAGAGTGCCCTCTGACCTGCACAAACGCCTGGGACAGCCCACGTTGGCCGTGTCCCAGGTGTCCCACCGAGATTCGGCTGCCGCCAACCAGCCCCCTCATGTTCCAGCGTGAGAGCGGCTGAAACATGGGGGCAGGGTGATCGCCAGATGGTCTCAAAGTGGGTCCAGGCTTTTGACATGGATTTGGCGCAGACAGCCGAAAATGACCCCGCCTGGCTGGCCGTGGCCGGACACAGCCGGACACCCCGGAAAGCTGCCCTCGCCGCTGTTTTCGCAGGTCAGGCAGTACTTCCGGCTGTTCTGAGCGGAGGGCGTGGGATTCGAACCCACGATGACGGTCACCCGCCATACCGGTTTTCAAGACCAGCGCACTCGGCCACTATGCGAGCCCTCCCGGCGGTTACCGCCGAGGGTCGAGAATAGCGCAGGGCTGTCGGGTGGAAGTGAGGTGCGGGGGCGGGGGACCGGCTGTATGGTCTCCGCAGTGGCGGACGGGCCGCCGCGGGTACGGACGGAGGTGGTAGCGATGTCTCGGTCTTTCGAGGTCATGGCAGACACCGTCCGGTCAGCGCACTGACAGTCAGCTGACCGGGCCGAACCGGCATCTGCCGGTGTCCCATTGATCCGTCATGCCCTCACCAGCTGTCCTCGCGGCTTCATAGTGCGCAAACAGGTGGGGAGGGGGTTCAGGAGCTCTCACCCAATGCCTTCTCTTGGCTCGCTCGCGTTTCCGGCCGAGCTCGGCTCGGACTTCCGCAAGATCTGGCCGGCCGCGATCATCTCCAACCTCGGCGACGGGGCGCTGCTCGCCGCAGGTCCGTTGCTGGTCGCCTCCATCACCACCGAACCGGCTGCGGTCGGTGCGGCGGCTTTCGTCCAGCAACTGCCCTGGCTGCTGTTCGCGTTGTTCAGCGGTGCGCTGGTCGACCGTCTCGACCGACGGCTGATGATCGTTGCTGCTGACCTCTTTCGTGCAGCTGTCCTGGTTGCACTTGGTGTCGCCGTGCTGTTCGGCACGGCACCGCTCTGGGCTGTCTACACCGCGCTGTTCCTGCTTGGTACCGCAGAAACCCTTGCAGACAACGCATCCGGCGCACTGCTCGTCAGTGCCGTACCGAAAGCCCACCTGGGCAAGGCGAACTCGCGTCTCTTTGCCAGCGGCACAGTGCTCCAGCAACTCGGTGGACCGCCGCTAGGTGCTCTTCTGTTCGCTGCGGGCGCCGGTGTACCGCTGGTGTTCGACGCCATCACGTTTGCTGCCGCTGCTGCACTGATCGCGCGCGTCACCGTACGTCCGCCGCTGCCAGCTCAGTCTGCTCGTACAGCGCTCTGGGACGAGGTCAGGGAGGGCGTCCGCTGGCTCTGGCAGCATTCCGGCGTACGTACGCTCGCTCTGTCCATCCTGGTCATGAACATCACCTTCTGCGCTGCCTTCGCGACCTGGGTGCTGTTTGCACGTGAGCGGCTCGGGTTGAGCGACACACAGTTCGGTCTGCTCATCTCAGTCGGTGCGATCGGCGGCG
The genomic region above belongs to Kribbella solani and contains:
- a CDS encoding helix-turn-helix transcriptional regulator produces the protein MSTATTAISSRERLTVAEVCADLGVSRSTFYEWRVKRIGPRCIKLPNGEIRVRRIELERWLDSREEAA
- a CDS encoding bifunctional DNA primase/polymerase, whose product is MNVPLAAALAASERGWHVFPLQPGSKHPAVKDWEKRATTNTGRIERCWSTRPYGVGIACGPSGLVVLDLDRAKPGQEAPEAWRLPGITCGADVLASLADKAGQLYPLTTHTVCTGQAGEHLYFTAPVGTMLRNTQGRLGWLVDTRAHGGYVVGAGSSVAGGLYTTVHDAQALQLPQWLLEALTPAPQPLQQELPVHLPIARRSGYLAAAIRAETQRVMTAVEGQRNHILYTAAIALGQLVAGGSLTETEVRTVLTDAAAAQVAAGAYTAWEADKTISSGLRAGAKRPRQVAA
- a CDS encoding HAD family hydrolase encodes the protein MTIDPLGQLFASAEAVLFDFDGPICSVFDGYPAQRITVELRQLAGAVPDDLNEAMQKAAGPHELLLATAGDTRLATQLERALQAAELAAVESALPTPGAVAALAACRDSGKLVAIVSNNYDESVARYLARTGLAAQVAHIQGRDPSDPTLMKPSPHLIEKAARALDVRTSACVFIGDQTSDVEAGRAAGAHTVGYANKPGKADALALAGAEVVVDTMTELAAAIR
- a CDS encoding GntR family transcriptional regulator, producing MEQQLDPSDPRPPFKQVANALRAAILTKKVKAGEKLPSQNELATQYGVARMTIQQALRILRDEGLIVSRVGSGVYVREQADQTVGLRPRVEKAFERDAVRIDFAGLTGETLLGALEEPIDRIRRGRLTPQSISIRILLPDFDKPIAVPSRAGADPGDDPVVREREAGIAHRSAGEITQAVRELGELGLVPKVEVEARVVAGIPMMFKLYALNDEEIFFGFYPVVERNVEIDGNSVPIFDAVGKDTVLFRHSTGDNDQATGAQYVDQARRWFDSLWNTLGQVREL
- a CDS encoding AAA family ATPase, producing MIEPAWEPDPDETYRMAEVIYPDWLPPLEERADPEPARPVKADPFANAWTADRLMAEEFPPPRWAVPGLIPEGLSLLAGAPKAGKSWLALCLALGIAAGGKVLGEVAVDPGDVLYLALEDTPRRLQSRMGKILGDTPAPAGLTLLTEFPTLPDGGADAIRGWLDTRPNGRLVVIDVFAKVRGETPSGMSPYDADYLAMGRAKSIADNYGIAVVLVHHLRKMAADDFTAELSGTNGIVGAADTIMALKRPRGEADGVLHITGRDVDEAERAMRFDASTGTWELLAGAAIDHTLHSTRAAILTYLRQSPGATPKAISDALGHDRETIRRTCGRMADDGQLHRRDGGRYYPPDTSAVPGVPESQTHL
- a CDS encoding cell division protein FtsK → MDGMDNVHKLHPDNEGSDRSQDAVHESVQDVAEGIVHESAVRVDATGDVVDAEVIEGEILSDEESAALDARLANRGALVRRAVSTSQVVARASRTVATHDRTKTAGKVVLREGFTVVQGLESWAKRAWDASTQGVYRRQIKAAEAVGDREELKEWTDRKESATERRHKRLMDLPKLAWGVLKVTVAMMVGVPFLVLLIAILTKMTGHGSFTGVWLGFFALIGFLIAAGALVWSGVSIAAPFLIVLAAWREGKRRAEPPAWLVTTADAEWDAAIDETTIAKALEALRIPAITQYLKAGLKLQFITPARVDGRGTHAVVRLPAGVTAEKIARRRGDLATGLHRAAKEVWPSTGAEAGILDVWIADKGALAEGAGEYPLIAGGLVDVFKGVPAGKTLRGDALLAPVMERNTITGGMPGQGKSSAARAIMAGCALDPTAELRIWVPDMNFDFEVFKPRCSSYVMGADDDSMKAIRDQLVSVHEEVQARGELLLKYEVPAVTRELASAGVGMHPLICLLEEAHVATQHDTYGKEISQLLVDIVKLGRKRGIHMVVSTQAPTKDSMPRDVTRNCSNGIAFAVGDHVANDALLGQGAYAAGHRATELIPGTDKGTALVKGFTGERSEMLQWYYLDVAKGHDQVTPLIKRSLDAIAKLGKTIPDSRPVEIETRDLLTDLDQVLGDEVRPIADVPALLREHAPTWTPYKSLTGKALRELLEREHSIKVPSTGNRYPLDPVTIRDAIVRRDQGITADLADSDGSGHAGELAS
- a CDS encoding MFS transporter, giving the protein MPSLGSLAFPAELGSDFRKIWPAAIISNLGDGALLAAGPLLVASITTEPAAVGAAAFVQQLPWLLFALFSGALVDRLDRRLMIVAADLFRAAVLVALGVAVLFGTAPLWAVYTALFLLGTAETLADNASGALLVSAVPKAHLGKANSRLFASGTVLQQLGGPPLGALLFAAGAGVPLVFDAITFAAAAALIARVTVRPPLPAQSARTALWDEVREGVRWLWQHSGVRTLALSILVMNITFCAAFATWVLFARERLGLSDTQFGLLISVGAIGGVLGMPVYHFLEPRVGSLTLLRAGLVIETAVHLVLALTRNPWVAGATMAIFGVHAVVWGIVSTTARQLATPETLMGRVNSTYLLASVGGAAIGSALGGVLAQRFGLAAPFAVSCVAMVLMTLVAWRPLRHVSVRPEPAVD
- a CDS encoding DUF3307 domain-containing protein; this translates as MTAAFAAYLAALLAAHTVGDHWIQTHTQALCKGKPGWAGRLACLRHVATYTATTALLGLLVWQVLDLHLSWLGFLAGQVLSATTHYLADRRVHLERFARWLGKGDFLKLGVPRSGVDRDGRPYDDNPSLGTAGYALDQSFHHLCLFVAALVTVLLSGGA
- a CDS encoding DUF6284 family protein, encoding MTIIHLSPVVGDEPTAAELAAIDREMPLIQADMELQAAETALDSAGPESLELARRRVRRAEQRVQKISRELANRNQGTEVVA
- a CDS encoding RRQRL motif-containing zinc-binding protein: MPATLQGLSVHPAKSCWIELWNGRQALGWDYHGTPVFRFRWAPAGLATRRQLRAMRMSPGGQEPYALLVWRNGKRWAWLYRLDLARPSRTPTPAVLNALDKAMAARRTCGQCRTEQGYCIPTSDGRCNDCMAVASYSAAA